One genomic region from Estrella lausannensis encodes:
- a CDS encoding FHA domain-containing protein, with translation MIKFTVKSKARNETYTFYKKEVLIGSSREYTCDLSLPESRFEPTHLLITEEEDRFIVKNLANDPFATLNDLPFGKRIIKDQDVIVVGDTMIIFEGALTKEGQSYQEFPLFSTKGNLAGIVEEAIERAATADEPEEAHPEDHPEREDLPLQRDSSEDYPLDMDALNDLAAKDSSKEMDPAEMEALLEEWQEIENEFRGSHAETSDPPQNMPAERDILQAESTQAAHKTPPQEAEPTKKTLILDLSDNEHEPLPFKTSPPPRAGATQPKSEDKPVKKIISALRPQLKIIFITFAIATLLLFLLIGGSLWKFNHESEKRVIEVSRSVSDIALAMTYAQIHHIIPHQHNWSNPQFLKSSVAASLSPHHEAQLRLEGNGKLNDDYLLRIYTNRDNSRFVIIAQPEPSLFHYLTTPDSIVVDSAMMTLRRINDLKALNRLLIDPDQLHSPGSDDVARILNRAQIIPMDLLADKDNHNGFKTPERLKVKYPGAENYIYNSPRYSRVGDRIMSEAVEALSKPTNSSEMRKLKEVLRSIAKLPFAVMYTTKGKEHAEKAKMAISSIVQGEDFLLAYIDYDEKSNKTTSYLIDDEDLRPTDGLRQESELDPLKAARAAAVALIGEATSQRPLNSYRREMELASPLYTELNNLSNQRRGELEKIHSELDLMISHEIEEPGSYTIEDLQQKAIALTEKIEQTNVSIMRKLYQIYGSHKNIPLSEFLDYVEKSGLRSLAANELFSTQGQETSTNCSLPEEGKKAILEIEAASNFSPLFDAISKAASYFSCDPSEDPQLIIAFQNQVKGAVVDKLNDFILLRSFDDESDVFTPDTREKLSQAMKEAWIFDLEEQNYYLDEFTRRYAELN, from the coding sequence ATGATCAAATTCACCGTTAAGAGCAAAGCGCGAAACGAAACTTATACCTTTTATAAAAAGGAAGTGCTGATCGGCTCTTCCAGAGAATACACCTGCGATTTAAGTTTACCCGAAAGTCGGTTCGAGCCCACCCACCTTCTCATCACGGAAGAAGAAGATCGATTCATTGTCAAAAATTTAGCAAACGACCCCTTTGCCACCCTAAACGACCTTCCCTTCGGCAAGAGGATTATTAAAGATCAAGATGTCATTGTGGTAGGTGACACCATGATCATCTTTGAGGGAGCCCTTACAAAAGAAGGCCAATCCTACCAGGAATTCCCACTTTTCAGCACAAAAGGAAATCTGGCCGGAATCGTCGAAGAGGCTATCGAAAGAGCGGCAACCGCCGATGAGCCTGAGGAGGCCCACCCTGAAGACCACCCTGAGAGAGAAGATCTTCCCCTTCAGAGAGACTCCTCGGAGGATTACCCGCTTGATATGGACGCTTTGAACGATCTCGCAGCGAAAGACTCCTCCAAAGAGATGGACCCTGCCGAAATGGAAGCCCTCTTGGAAGAGTGGCAGGAGATCGAAAATGAATTCAGGGGAAGCCATGCCGAAACGAGTGATCCCCCGCAAAACATGCCCGCCGAGCGAGACATCTTGCAGGCGGAATCGACACAGGCAGCCCATAAGACTCCTCCTCAAGAGGCGGAACCGACAAAGAAAACACTCATTTTAGATCTCAGTGATAACGAGCATGAGCCCCTCCCCTTTAAAACATCACCTCCCCCAAGAGCAGGAGCTACCCAGCCGAAGTCAGAGGACAAACCAGTCAAAAAAATCATCAGCGCACTTAGACCTCAGCTGAAAATAATCTTCATCACGTTCGCGATCGCGACTCTCCTTCTCTTTTTACTCATCGGCGGATCACTGTGGAAATTCAATCACGAGAGTGAAAAAAGGGTCATTGAAGTTTCCAGAAGCGTCTCAGATATTGCCCTGGCAATGACCTATGCGCAGATTCACCACATAATTCCTCACCAGCACAACTGGTCAAATCCCCAATTCTTAAAATCCAGCGTAGCGGCCTCCCTCTCTCCGCATCACGAAGCCCAACTGAGGCTTGAGGGTAATGGAAAATTGAATGACGATTATCTCTTGCGCATCTACACCAACAGAGACAACTCCCGTTTTGTGATCATTGCCCAGCCCGAGCCAAGCCTTTTTCACTATTTAACCACTCCCGATTCGATTGTTGTGGACTCAGCCATGATGACACTGCGCAGAATCAACGATCTAAAGGCCTTAAACAGACTGCTCATTGACCCCGACCAACTGCACAGCCCCGGCAGCGATGATGTTGCCCGCATCCTCAACCGTGCACAAATCATCCCAATGGATCTTCTGGCCGATAAAGACAACCACAACGGCTTCAAAACACCAGAGAGACTAAAGGTAAAATATCCCGGAGCTGAAAACTACATCTACAACAGCCCCCGCTACAGTCGCGTCGGCGACCGTATCATGTCGGAAGCTGTAGAAGCATTGTCCAAACCGACTAACTCAAGCGAGATGCGTAAACTCAAAGAGGTGCTTCGCTCCATCGCCAAACTCCCTTTTGCTGTCATGTACACCACAAAAGGAAAAGAACACGCTGAAAAAGCCAAAATGGCAATATCCTCGATCGTCCAGGGAGAAGATTTCCTGCTCGCCTACATCGACTACGATGAAAAAAGTAACAAAACCACCAGTTATCTTATCGACGATGAAGATCTCAGACCGACAGACGGGCTGCGTCAAGAGAGCGAACTCGATCCCTTGAAGGCCGCACGGGCTGCCGCCGTCGCCCTGATCGGAGAAGCGACCTCCCAGAGACCGCTTAATTCCTACCGGCGTGAAATGGAACTCGCCTCCCCCCTCTACACCGAACTCAACAATCTCTCCAATCAACGCAGGGGTGAACTTGAAAAAATTCACTCCGAACTGGATCTGATGATCTCTCACGAGATTGAAGAGCCAGGCTCTTACACAATCGAAGATTTGCAACAAAAAGCGATCGCTTTGACGGAAAAGATCGAGCAAACGAATGTCTCCATCATGCGCAAATTGTATCAAATTTACGGAAGCCACAAAAATATTCCTTTGAGCGAATTTTTGGACTATGTGGAAAAGTCGGGATTGAGAAGTCTGGCTGCCAACGAGCTCTTCTCAACTCAAGGACAGGAAACCTCCACTAACTGCAGCTTGCCGGAAGAGGGGAAAAAGGCGATTCTGGAGATAGAGGCCGCGTCCAACTTCAGCCCTCTCTTTGACGCCATCAGCAAGGCTGCTTCGTACTTCTCTTGCGATCCTTCAGAAGACCCTCAGCTGATCATTGCGTTCCAAAATCAGGTCAAAGGCGCCGTTGTCGATAAACTCAACGATTTTATCCTTCTCCGCAGCTTTGATGACGAAAGCGACGTTTTCACCCCCGATACCCGAGAAAAGCTCTCGCAGGCAATGAAAGAGGCCTGGATTTTTGATCTGGAAGAGCAAAATTACTACCTCGATGAGTTCACCCGAAGGTATGCTGAGCTAAATTAA
- the pgtP gene encoding MFS transporter, whose amino-acid sequence MTSILNVFKPDPYLPEIQDENKVKSMYQYWRIRILYSMFIGYALYYFTRKSFIFAQPGIIEDLHFTKGQLGYISSVFSISYGLSKFLSGILSDRSNPRYFMAFGLFMTGVANIFFGLSSSFIVFAIFWGLNGWFQGFGWPPCARFLTHWYSQSERGSWWSTWNVSHNVGAFMIPWVVGGALQYLDWRYAMYIPGVICIAGSLFLINRLRDTPQSLGLPPIEKFRQDWVGASKSEVEHEHELSTREILMDHVLRNPYIWLLAASYFFVYVVRTGVNDWSAIYLIEEKGYTKLGANGTVSLFEVGGFVGSLAAGWSSDYLFKAMRGPVNVIFAVLVLLSILLFWYAPTSVPYIDSVSIFLLGVTIFGPQMLIGVHAAELAHKKAAATSTGFIGLMAYIGAATAGGPLGSIIESFGWESFFICMAGCSAISIFFLLPLWGVREVKH is encoded by the coding sequence ATGACATCAATACTTAACGTTTTCAAGCCGGATCCCTATCTGCCGGAGATCCAGGATGAGAACAAAGTCAAATCGATGTATCAATACTGGAGGATTCGCATCCTCTATTCAATGTTCATTGGCTATGCTCTTTACTATTTCACGCGGAAAAGTTTTATTTTTGCCCAGCCTGGAATTATCGAAGATCTCCATTTTACTAAAGGGCAGCTTGGCTACATCAGCTCTGTTTTTTCCATTTCCTATGGGCTCAGCAAATTTTTAAGCGGTATTTTGTCCGACAGATCCAATCCCCGTTACTTTATGGCGTTTGGGCTTTTCATGACGGGTGTTGCCAATATCTTTTTTGGCCTCTCCTCGTCGTTCATTGTTTTCGCCATCTTCTGGGGTCTTAACGGCTGGTTCCAGGGTTTTGGCTGGCCGCCCTGCGCCCGCTTTCTCACACACTGGTACTCGCAGTCGGAAAGGGGATCGTGGTGGTCGACCTGGAACGTTTCGCACAATGTCGGTGCTTTCATGATCCCTTGGGTTGTAGGCGGCGCTTTGCAGTATCTCGACTGGAGATATGCCATGTACATACCCGGCGTCATCTGTATCGCCGGCAGCCTGTTTTTGATAAATCGCTTGAGGGACACTCCCCAATCGCTTGGGTTGCCTCCGATTGAAAAATTCAGGCAAGACTGGGTCGGTGCAAGCAAGTCTGAGGTCGAACACGAGCATGAACTGTCGACCCGCGAGATCCTAATGGATCACGTTCTTAGAAATCCCTACATCTGGCTGCTTGCGGCATCCTATTTCTTTGTCTATGTTGTCCGTACCGGAGTTAACGACTGGTCGGCTATCTACCTGATCGAAGAGAAAGGGTACACGAAACTCGGCGCTAATGGAACAGTGTCCCTGTTTGAAGTGGGGGGATTTGTCGGCAGCTTAGCTGCTGGGTGGTCTTCCGATTACCTGTTCAAAGCGATGCGAGGGCCGGTCAACGTGATTTTTGCGGTGCTGGTTCTTTTATCAATTCTTCTTTTCTGGTACGCTCCTACCAGCGTGCCCTACATCGATTCGGTTTCCATATTCCTGCTTGGAGTGACGATTTTCGGCCCTCAGATGCTGATCGGGGTGCATGCCGCTGAACTTGCTCATAAAAAGGCAGCAGCGACGTCGACAGGTTTTATCGGCCTGATGGCGTACATTGGTGCCGCGACTGCCGGAGGCCCCCTGGGCTCGATCATCGAGTCGTTCGGATGGGAATCTTTCTTCATCTGTATGGCCGGCTGCAGCGCGATTTCCATTTTCTTCCTGCTTCCTCTGTGGGGCGTAAGGGAAGTAAAACATTAA